The genomic segment GCCGGCATGATCTTCACGATCGAACCGATGATCAACGCCGGCCGGCGCGACATCCGCACCATGCCCGACCAGTGGACCGTCAAGACGAAGGACCGCAGCCTGTCGGCGCAATGGGAACATACCGTGCTCGTCACGGAAACCGGTTATGACGTGCTAACCGTTTCCGCCGGCACGCCTGCGCGTCCGCCGCTCGTCGCGGCTACCGCCTGACCGTCCCCCGACCCACCGTCTGCCGACCCGCCTGCCAATGAGTAGTGTTCCAGCCGTCGCCCAATCCCATGCCACGTCGCTCAAGGCGGACTACAAAGTGGCCAAAGCCCAATTGCTGGAACGCTTCAAAACCGCCACCAACGTCGATGCGTTGATGGCGGCATTGGCCCGCGCCACTGACGATTCCCTGCGCGCCGCCTGGGATACCTGCGAGCTGCCGGGAGAGTTGGCGCTGCTGGCTGTCGGCGGCTACGGGCGAGGCGAACTCGCGCCGCATTCCGACATCGACATTCTGGTCTTGCTGCCCGACGCACCGCTTGAACATCTGGAAGCGCGCGTCGAGCGCTTTATCAGCCTCGCGTGGGATCTGGGGCTGGAACTAGGCAGCAGCGTGCGCAGCGTGTCGCAATGCCTCGAAGAATCGGCCAACGACGTCACAGTGCGCACCGCGATGCTCGAGGCAAGGCGCATAACCGGCAGTGCCACACTGTTCGCCGACTTCGCGCGGCGCTATCGCGAAGCGCTCGATCCGAAGGCGTTTTTCCAGGCGAAGGTGCTGGAAATGCGTCAGCGTCACGCGAAATTTCAGGACACGCCCTACTCGCTCGAACCCAACGTCAAGGAAAGCCCCGGCGGCCTGCGCGACCTTCAGCTGATTCTCTGGATCACCCAGGCGGCAGAATTTGGCAGCAGTTGGCGCGAACTCGAAGCGCGCGGGCTGATTACCGAGCGCGAAGCGGGCGAATTGCGCCGCAATGAGAGTTTTCTGAAGACGCTGCGAGCGCGACTGCATGTGACCGCCGGACGTCGGCAGGACATTCTGGTGTTCGATCTGCAAACGCCGGTGGCCGAAAGTTTCGGCTACAAGCCGACCGCCACCAAGCGCGCGAGCGAACAGCTGATGCGCCGCTATTACTGGGCTGCCAAAGCCGTCACGCAACTCGCGACGATTCTGATCCAGAACATCGAAGCGCAACTGTTTCCCAACACCAGCGGCATTACGCGCGTGCTATCGGATCGTTTCGTCGAGAAACAGGGCATGCTCGAAATCGCCGACGACGACGTGTTCCAGCGCGAGCCGAACGCGATCCTCGAAGCATTCCTGCTGTACGAGCAGACGCCCGGTGTGAAAGGGCTGTCGGCGCGCACGCTGCGCGCGATCTACAACGCGCGCGACGTGATGGACCAGCACTGGCGCCGCGATCCGGAAAACCGGCGTCTCTTCATGGATATCCTGAAGCAGCCGGCCGGCATCACGCATGCGCTGCGCCTGATGAACCAGACGAGCGTTCTCGGACGCTATCTGCTGAATTTCCGACGAATTGTCGGACAGATGCAGCACGATCTGTATCACGTGTACACGGTTGACCAGCATATTCTGATGGTGCTGCGCAACCTGCGGCGGTTTGCAGTTGCCGAGCACGCGCACGAATATCCGTTCTGCAGCCAGTTGATCGTCAATTTCGACCGCCCGTGGGTGCTTTACGTGGCGGCGCTGTTCCACGATATCGCCAAGGGGCGTGGCGGCGACCATTCCACACTCGGCATGGCCGACGCGCGGCGCTTCTGCCGTCAGCATGGCATCGAGGGCGAAGACGCCGACCTGGTCGTGTGGCTGGTACAGCAGCATCTGACCATGAGCCAGGTCGCACAGAAGCAGGACACCAGCGACCCGGAAGTCATCAAGCGCTTTGCCGAGCTGGTCGGCACCGAGCGGCGCCTCACCGCGCTTTACCTGCTGACGGTGGCCGACATTCGCGGCACCAGCCCGAAAGTCTGGAATACGTGGAAAGGCAAGCTGCTCGAAGACCTCTATCGCGCAACGCTCGCCGTTCTCGGCGG from the Paraburkholderia fungorum genome contains:
- a CDS encoding [protein-PII] uridylyltransferase, which gives rise to MSSVPAVAQSHATSLKADYKVAKAQLLERFKTATNVDALMAALARATDDSLRAAWDTCELPGELALLAVGGYGRGELAPHSDIDILVLLPDAPLEHLEARVERFISLAWDLGLELGSSVRSVSQCLEESANDVTVRTAMLEARRITGSATLFADFARRYREALDPKAFFQAKVLEMRQRHAKFQDTPYSLEPNVKESPGGLRDLQLILWITQAAEFGSSWRELEARGLITEREAGELRRNESFLKTLRARLHVTAGRRQDILVFDLQTPVAESFGYKPTATKRASEQLMRRYYWAAKAVTQLATILIQNIEAQLFPNTSGITRVLSDRFVEKQGMLEIADDDVFQREPNAILEAFLLYEQTPGVKGLSARTLRAIYNARDVMDQHWRRDPENRRLFMDILKQPAGITHALRLMNQTSVLGRYLLNFRRIVGQMQHDLYHVYTVDQHILMVLRNLRRFAVAEHAHEYPFCSQLIVNFDRPWVLYVAALFHDIAKGRGGDHSTLGMADARRFCRQHGIEGEDADLVVWLVQQHLTMSQVAQKQDTSDPEVIKRFAELVGTERRLTALYLLTVADIRGTSPKVWNTWKGKLLEDLYRATLAVLGGARPDEHSELKSRKEEALALLRLETVPDGAQKALWDKLDVGYFLRHDAADIAWQTRVLSRHVETPTPIVRARPSPIGEALQVLVYVKDQPDLFAGICAYFDRSGLSVLDARVSTTRHGYALDNFLVAHTEEDVHYRDIANLVEQELTARLTGDGTLLPGPSKGRLSRLSRTFPVTPRVDLRADERGQYYILSVSANDRPGLLYSIARVLAEHRVGVASARINTLGERVEDVFLLEGRGLSDNRLQIQVETELLRAIAV